DNA from Streptococcus parasuis:
TTTTTATAATTGTCATAATTGTCACGAGCTCATTTCTGATTTTTAAAGTTTTTAATTACTATAGTCAGAAGATAAAATATAATTCCTTAGAGAATGTATTCTTAGAGATGAACTATGCCGAGGTATATAGTGGGGCACTGAAAGGCTTACCAGATTTGAGTACTGTTTTAGGAAGTCCGCAATCATTTAGAGAACCAGATAGAATAACAGAGTTGCCCGTTCTTGTTAATGCCCCAGATGGAGGGGAGGTATCTATATTTGTTGGTCTGGAACAAGCGTTCAGTATTGAGTATTCAAAAAAATTAGGGAATGATACTTATTTATATATAGACTATGAGTATAGGGATAAGAAATTACTAGGAAGCATTGAAATTTCCAATTCAGATGATTCATTGGCGTGGGGAGAATCAGGTTATTGGATAGATAAAAAAAGAGGTGAAACGGTCAATTTGCAAGAATATTTAGAGAGTACCTATTGGTTTTCTTCCTCCAAAGGTCTCCCTTCTTTGCAATTAACTGAAAAAGAAGAAGTATTAAATTATTTGAAAACGTATGGTATAGATGCTACTTGGTTAAGGGAAAAATCATCCTATATTTTGAATGATGTTGTTCTCAAGACTTGGTTTGAAAAGGGGAGTCAACGATATTCCTTTGACAATCTTGGGGATGTTAAAATTATAGAATCAAGTGTATTAAAATGAATTGTAAACTTATCTATTGTAGTACAGATTTCTTCATTTTAGAGTCTAAAATCTGACAGTTTCATTCAAAGTCCATGTTTCTCATTGATAAACCACAAATATAGAAAAAAACGGATAGCTCCAAGAGAAAATACTACTTGTATTGTTATACTGATAGTAGTTAAAAGTCTTTTATTTGCTAGAGACTCTCATCTTAGTAAGGAAGGGATAGCCTAGAAATGGGACGATTAGCTTGCCAATATTTTTGTAGCTAGCACAAAAATAGATCAAATAAAAGAAGGAGACTCTTATGAGCAAACGTAAAATTATATCAAGTTTATTTTTAAGTGCTACCGTATTGGGAGGATTGCTGTTTACACAGACACCAACCGTAAAAGCAATTGAGTTAGAGGATGCACAAACCATGAGTACTAGCAGTGCACAAGCACCGATTTTTTCACCCGGGGATCTTATTCAAGAAACTAATCATACTGCTCAGTTTAGAAATTCTGTATCTATTGCTGCAACTAATGGAACATCTGAAAAAGAAGTAATCTGGAAGGTGAAATTTGATTCGACCTATTGGAATTTTAAATATGATAAAGGAGGGTACTACTTTGTTGTTCCTTCAGGTATGAAATTGAAGCGAATTACTCTGGTTAACGGTCAAACGAGAGAGGAATTGCTTGATCGTTTTCCTAAAAATATAAATGATAATAATAGTTCAAATAGTTCTTATCGTTTATTTAAGAGAGGGGAAAATACCTACGATGATCGTGACTTCGATAGTCAGTGGGGATGGTCAGTTGGACGAGCAAGTAATGATAAGATAAATCAATGGAAAAATGAAAATGCTTTTTCTGATATCTATTATATCGATAGTCCTCGCCATGCAGGTCCAGTAACTTATGAATTGGAGGCAGAAGTAACTGATCAAACTAAAACTTCCTTCCCTCTGGTAGCGGTAATGAAAAACTTCTATGCTAGAACATCATACTTTAGCGAACCAACTTCGCTTGCAGGACTTGATGTGAAAGTTGAATGGCCGAAATAAGTGACTGACAATTTGCAGAACTATGCCAACCAGTGGCAATCGTGTGTAGTTAAGGCTACTACGATTGCCTTTTTCTGCGAGTCCTCATCTTTTCGCTTGAATAAACTAGTGCTTGTATAATATGATGAGGAAATGGGTGTATCCAGGGCTGCTGATACTCAATAAAAATCAAAAGTAGCCTAGGAAACGAAGCCGATGACAGAACTCTGTTGCTTTCTTATTTCAAGGCAACGGCTAAAAAGCCCCACAGGAGTTTTTCACTCATCGAGGCAAGTTGACAATGGATAATTTTGATTTGTAAAGAGTATGAAATCTGAAAAACAGTATAATAGAACCTAGGACACAGAGCTATTTTTTTAGAAACTGTGGTATACTTTAGACATACTGCCTGACATCGCTTCAGTAATTTCTGCTTAGAAAGGATTTATCATCTTGCAATACAAACACTTACTCTTTGATCTTGACCATACTCTTCTTGATTTTAGCCGTGGAGAAGAAGTAGCCTTAACCCAGTTTTTGACAGCTATGGAGGTTGAAGATATTCAAGCTTTTAAAGAAGTCTATCGACCGCTCAACCAGGCCATGTGGAAGGATTTGGAAAAAGGGAACATTACAAAGAAAGAGCTGATCAATACCCGCTTTTCACGGACCTTTGCCCACTTTGGTCGGCAAGTTGATGGAAGGGAGATGGCCTTGCGCTACCAAGAATTTATTGGGCGGCAGGGACAAATTTTTACAGGTGCAGATAAGCTTTTGCAGGAATTGACACACCGAGGCTACCAGATTTATGCGGCGACCAACGGCGTGACCTATATACAGGAAAATCGCTTGCTTCACTCACCGATTCAATCGTATTTTAAAGAAGTGTTTATTTCTGAGCAAATGGGGACGCAAAAGCCTGCGGCTGATTTTTATGAAAAAATAGCAGAGCAGATTTCAGGTTTTCAGTTTGACCAAGCCTTAATGATTGGAGATAGTTTGACAGCAGATATTCAAGGCGGCAATAATGCTGGCATGGATACTGTTTGGTATAATCCTTCTAACCTGATAAACAACAGCAAGGCCATTCCGACCTATACAATTCACAGTTATCAAGAATTACTAGAAATGTTATAAAATAGACTATTTCTATCTAAATGGTTGAGAAAAATGTAGCAAAGGAGAAAGTGTGAAGAGAATATTGAAAGCTTTTCGACCCCAAAAATCACTGAAAGAATTAAACTGGCTAGATGTGTTTGTCCTGACCGCAATCTTATTTGGCAATGCAATTTATACCTCGACCATGCAATGGATTGCATCTTTTTCTGCGACAGAAGTAGTGGAAAATGGAGTACAAACCTTTACCGCAGCAGACAATTGGTGGGCATTGACCAATCAAGGAAAACTGTTTTTGTTTGCCTTGGTTTATTTGCTGATTCGGAATTATGATTTCAAGCAACTAAAGGTAAAATTAGAATGGACCGTTTTACTCTGGGGACCACTGATTTTTATCGGTGCTGGTTTGATTAGTGACTTGGCATTTACAGCCTTTTCTTACCTTCCAGGGATTTCTGGAGGATATAACTATCTCGGATATCTCCCTTATTATAATTGGGATATCATGACGGTGATAAATCGCTTCTTAGCGGTTGATTATAGTACAGTTGTTTATGCTTTGTTTAATGGCTTTTACGAAGAATTCTTTTTCCTAGGTTTATTGTTGAGTACTGACACAAAGAAACGCTCTCTCGTATTGCTTTTTTCAACCATTGTCCGAACTTCATTCCATACCTATCAAGGATTGGTTTCAGCCTTAGTAATAGGTGTGCCGTTTGGCTTATTTTACTATTATATGTATAGAAAGAAAAATGATAATCTCATGCCTTACTTCCTAGGACATGCTCTGGCAGATATGGTTGGCACCAGCTTCTTGTCCCTATTTATTGGGTAGTATAGTCATTTGAATTAGCTTTGATACTTCGTCACTTTCGTCGTGCCGTACTCTACGAAAGTGACTTGTTTCTCAAGTCTTATTTCCAACCTAGAACAGCCTTTAGGCTGTTCTAGCAACCTGCGCCTCGGTTCCTTGTCTGAAAGCTAATTCATTCGACTATAAATAGCATTCTTCGAATAATGAAAATCCCATGGAATTCCTTGAACAGCTCCCTGTCAAGTGGACAATGAAATAATAAATGATTAGGCGACGGCCTTGTTCCTCATTTCAAGAGGGGCAAGGCCGTTGTTGCGTTCTTGAAATCGTTGATGATTATAAAAATAGATGTAGGCATCAATATCTGACACCAGCTCCTCAAAAGTCTTATACTTCTTCAAATCATAGCACTCCGTCTTAAAGTGCCCAAAGAAACTCTCAATTGGTGCATTGTCAATACACTTGCCAACACGAGACATGGAGCGGGTCATCTGATACTTGGTCGTTAAACGGTAATAATCTTTCGAAGTATATTGTGAACCTCGGTCGCTGTGAATCAATGGTGTCGCTTCAGGATTAGCTTTTCGGGCTTTACGAAGTGTTTCTAATACCAATTCATTATCATTCAACTGACCGACCACATAAGCGACAATTGAGCCGTCGTAGAGGTCCTTAATAGCACTCAAATAGGCCTTACAACTGAGACCGTACTTCAAGAAAGTCACATCTGTACACCATTTCTGATTGGGGGCAGTAGCTGTAAAATCACGGTTGAGAATGTTGTCTTCTACATTGACAAAGCTGGTCTTGGTACAGTAGCCCTTAGCTCTTCTGATAATGGAACGAATGCCTAAAATGTGCATCAATCGTCGAATCCGTTTCTTGTTGCAGCTTGTTCCAAGCTTGCTATTGACAAATAGCGTCATACGACGATAACCAAGA
Protein-coding regions in this window:
- a CDS encoding TipC family immunity protein; translation: MKHKFSKYFFIIVIIVTSSFLIFKVFNYYSQKIKYNSLENVFLEMNYAEVYSGALKGLPDLSTVLGSPQSFREPDRITELPVLVNAPDGGEVSIFVGLEQAFSIEYSKKLGNDTYLYIDYEYRDKKLLGSIEISNSDDSLAWGESGYWIDKKRGETVNLQEYLESTYWFSSSKGLPSLQLTEKEEVLNYLKTYGIDATWLREKSSYILNDVVLKTWFEKGSQRYSFDNLGDVKIIESSVLK
- a CDS encoding YjjG family noncanonical pyrimidine nucleotidase; the protein is MQYKHLLFDLDHTLLDFSRGEEVALTQFLTAMEVEDIQAFKEVYRPLNQAMWKDLEKGNITKKELINTRFSRTFAHFGRQVDGREMALRYQEFIGRQGQIFTGADKLLQELTHRGYQIYAATNGVTYIQENRLLHSPIQSYFKEVFISEQMGTQKPAADFYEKIAEQISGFQFDQALMIGDSLTADIQGGNNAGMDTVWYNPSNLINNSKAIPTYTIHSYQELLEML
- a CDS encoding CPBP family intramembrane glutamic endopeptidase encodes the protein MKRILKAFRPQKSLKELNWLDVFVLTAILFGNAIYTSTMQWIASFSATEVVENGVQTFTAADNWWALTNQGKLFLFALVYLLIRNYDFKQLKVKLEWTVLLWGPLIFIGAGLISDLAFTAFSYLPGISGGYNYLGYLPYYNWDIMTVINRFLAVDYSTVVYALFNGFYEEFFFLGLLLSTDTKKRSLVLLFSTIVRTSFHTYQGLVSALVIGVPFGLFYYYMYRKKNDNLMPYFLGHALADMVGTSFLSLFIG